One genomic segment of Streptomyces sp. NBC_00239 includes these proteins:
- a CDS encoding TOBE domain-containing protein, with the protein MSLSIRNQLPGTVTAVTTGEAMATVKVRLDGGQDVTAAITVDAVKELGLADGSAVRALVKSTEVALATGPVEGLSIRNRLPGTVTGIATGAAMASVKVSVAGGELTAAITKDAVEALGLADGSPVVALIKATEISLAAA; encoded by the coding sequence ATGAGTCTGTCCATCCGCAACCAGCTCCCCGGCACCGTCACCGCCGTCACCACCGGCGAGGCCATGGCCACGGTCAAGGTCCGCCTCGACGGCGGCCAGGACGTCACCGCCGCCATCACGGTCGACGCGGTGAAGGAGCTCGGCCTCGCCGACGGTTCCGCCGTACGCGCGCTGGTGAAGTCCACCGAGGTGGCTCTGGCCACCGGACCGGTCGAGGGCCTCTCCATCCGCAACCGGCTGCCCGGCACCGTCACGGGCATCGCGACCGGCGCCGCCATGGCTTCGGTCAAGGTGTCGGTCGCGGGCGGCGAGCTCACCGCCGCGATCACCAAGGACGCCGTCGAGGCGCTCGGCCTCGCCGACGGCTCCCCGGTCGTGGCCCTGATCAAGGCCACCGAGATCTCTCTCGCCGCTGCCTGA
- a CDS encoding XdhC family protein — protein MRELVETARQWAGEGREAYVARPVTEQGFGPREPGGAVLVDPRGTCVGSLYRGVFDAELVTEAAAVPAGDSARVCSVSVHGGEAEAAGLTCGGQAEILLQPLASVPAQWWELLGRGAGAALVSRLDEAGTHVVSTVVRPGQSGGSAAEQRAVELLGQHRAGRDARCGDGDQGLVLIEALPADPYLVIGGGGELAVLIERQARLLGWDVVTTTDAAEAAKSLGAGRGSECLVMLSHDPEFDVPTLRTALAGGTPYVGALGSRKTQARRREGLLAAEVPEEQVGRIHGPIGLDLGARNPAETAMAICAEILSTLTAGGA, from the coding sequence ATGCGGGAGCTCGTGGAGACGGCGCGGCAGTGGGCGGGCGAGGGGCGGGAGGCCTATGTGGCGCGGCCCGTGACCGAGCAGGGGTTCGGGCCGCGGGAGCCGGGCGGCGCGGTGCTCGTCGATCCGCGGGGGACGTGCGTGGGGAGTCTGTACCGCGGGGTGTTCGACGCGGAACTGGTCACCGAGGCGGCGGCGGTGCCGGCCGGGGACAGTGCGCGGGTGTGTTCGGTGTCGGTGCACGGGGGTGAGGCCGAGGCGGCCGGGCTGACGTGTGGCGGGCAGGCGGAGATCCTGTTGCAGCCGTTGGCGTCGGTGCCGGCGCAGTGGTGGGAGCTGCTCGGGCGCGGGGCCGGGGCGGCGCTGGTGTCGCGGCTGGACGAGGCCGGAACGCACGTGGTCAGTACGGTCGTACGGCCCGGGCAGTCGGGCGGGTCGGCGGCGGAGCAGCGGGCGGTGGAACTGCTCGGGCAGCACCGGGCCGGGCGGGACGCGCGGTGCGGGGACGGGGACCAGGGGCTGGTGCTGATCGAGGCGCTGCCGGCGGACCCGTACCTGGTGATCGGCGGCGGCGGGGAGCTGGCCGTGCTGATCGAGCGGCAGGCGAGGCTGTTGGGCTGGGACGTGGTGACGACGACGGATGCCGCGGAGGCGGCGAAGTCGCTGGGTGCGGGGCGCGGTTCGGAGTGTCTGGTGATGCTCAGCCACGACCCGGAGTTCGACGTGCCGACGCTGCGTACGGCGCTGGCGGGCGGGACGCCGTACGTGGGGGCGCTCGGGTCGCGCAAGACGCAGGCGCGGCGGCGCGAGGGGTTGCTCGCGGCCGAGGTTCCGGAAGAGCAGGTGGGGCGGATCCACGGGCCCATCGGGCTGGACCTCGGGGCGCGGAACCCGGCGGAGACGGCGATGGCGATCTGCGCCGAGATCCTGAGCACGCTCACCGCCGGAGGGGCCTGA
- a CDS encoding DUF6479 family protein, with translation MDTFVDIVWFLIVGIAVVAFLLLAFWLGQRVRDREPAPPTPESQPRLPASGQAEICEDRDYVDIPDGGLRPHELQGYGNFGSRSARRETDQPLVDPLAAPVAEESGGPRRFGPSGRMKPA, from the coding sequence ATGGACACATTCGTGGACATCGTGTGGTTCCTGATCGTGGGGATAGCCGTCGTGGCGTTCCTGCTGCTGGCCTTCTGGCTGGGCCAGCGCGTCCGGGACCGTGAACCGGCTCCCCCGACACCGGAGAGCCAGCCCCGTCTCCCCGCCTCCGGCCAGGCCGAGATCTGCGAGGACCGGGACTACGTGGACATCCCGGATGGCGGCCTACGGCCGCACGAGCTCCAGGGGTACGGCAACTTCGGCTCCCGGAGCGCCCGCCGCGAGACCGATCAACCCCTGGTCGATCCCTTGGCCGCGCCCGTGGCCGAGGAGTCCGGCGGACCGCGCCGGTTCGGCCCGTCCGGCCGGATGAAGCCGGCGTAG
- a CDS encoding tetratricopeptide repeat protein, giving the protein MKWLPRSEPARPAAPAVRIGPVPALAAAFQTRHRLCERIDRARAGHPAVVLTQVLAGGGGVGKSQLAAAYAHRALADGCEVVVWVNAAEAGQVPAGYAQAARVLREPGAASDPRTRAGTGIPSGAEAQAQPDAEADLETDLETESEAGAYAEGEGAAEADARAFLDWLATTPRSWLVVLDDITDPDALARWWPPVSPTGAGRVLATTRRRDAMLSGEGRAVVDIGTYSPAEAVGYLRGRLTAAGRPHLLDDRVTALAERLARHPLALSYAAAYMINVGARCAEYLDLLDHYTARHPRLALALPAPGPAAGAGPAPAAGAGPASAAGAGPASAPATGPGPAAGPASSPDVSDGWGRSGQPDGPDRIGRSRRPPDLDRHDRLDYLARRPDGPHADGPDRVDRSGRPDTDPLDYVDQQDRHGHPDRSGRPDPDYPDYLDRRDSVDRHGHPDRSGRYDPDRLAPHDRLVAAAVGLALDAAQECDPVGLAVPAVRLAAVLDPAGHPQSLWTGAAVTRYLGEASGASVDAAQARAVVRLLHRYGLLTADHRAGPRAVRIHTATARLARTAATPDPTPYEDVPREQYVLPGRELSPERDATRVGRASSGGGVTSGGRATSGGGMRPDDAVTPDQAVASGRSVPPNADVPPPEAMPHGGSVTRAEGMTLVGGVPPNGDVSPAADVAQGGRAASGGGMSPDDAVTPGQAVTPGQVVASGRSVPPNGEVSPAEEMPHGGSVTRAEGMTLVGGVPPNGDVSPAADVAQGGSVIPAEGRTLVGGVPPGEDVSPVGVPPAEDVPPDGAVSPAEEMPRDGGAAAEHRRPADGGAGPDDGVTPGSLGTATEHGRPAGGGMGRDDGMGPGGGVGPGDGMGRDDSVTSGGRDAATERGRPRPANAGVGPDGDVGPYGGAGPYGGVGPYEGVARDSGVGPDGDVGPYGGAGPYEGVGPYEGVARDSGVGPDGDVGPYEGVGPYEGVARDSGVGPDGGVGPYEGVGPYEGVARDGGVGPDSGVGPDGGSAPDGEGVAAALLAAADAVLELWPEAGQPHAEACAVLRANTEALAADPDPALWSRGVHPVLPEAGRSMLDAGLYQAAIAYWQHLGERAEEALGPEHPDTLALRSGLAVCYSRAGFHAEAVDLKEQVLADRMRLFGPDDPVSLTARADLAATYLDLNRFSEGVALLEEVVAAHERCHGADARAALRLRAALAASLWAAGRTEDALAADEEVLDAHEELLGRDHPDTLDAAAGLGASYTSLGRLPDAIAVQERVAAARARLLGAEHPDTLLARDALARSYWSAGRREAAIALRTEVAAAQERVLGPDHPATVRSWSALADWTARPRKRWWHRS; this is encoded by the coding sequence ATGAAGTGGCTCCCGCGCTCCGAGCCCGCCCGCCCCGCCGCCCCCGCCGTACGCATCGGCCCCGTCCCCGCCCTCGCCGCCGCCTTCCAGACCCGCCACCGGCTGTGCGAACGCATCGACCGGGCCCGGGCCGGCCACCCCGCCGTCGTGCTGACGCAGGTCCTCGCGGGCGGCGGCGGGGTCGGCAAGTCCCAGCTCGCGGCCGCGTACGCACACCGGGCTCTCGCCGACGGCTGCGAGGTGGTGGTGTGGGTGAACGCCGCCGAGGCGGGGCAGGTGCCCGCCGGTTACGCCCAGGCCGCCCGCGTCCTGCGCGAGCCCGGCGCCGCGTCCGACCCGCGCACCCGCGCCGGCACCGGGATCCCGTCAGGTGCCGAAGCGCAGGCCCAACCGGACGCGGAAGCGGACCTGGAAACGGACTTGGAAACGGAGTCGGAGGCAGGGGCGTACGCGGAAGGCGAAGGCGCCGCCGAGGCCGACGCGCGGGCCTTCCTCGACTGGCTGGCCACCACCCCGCGCAGCTGGCTGGTCGTACTCGACGACATCACCGACCCGGACGCCCTCGCCCGCTGGTGGCCGCCCGTGTCGCCGACCGGCGCCGGCCGGGTGCTCGCCACCACCCGGCGCCGCGACGCGATGCTGTCGGGGGAGGGCCGGGCCGTCGTCGACATCGGTACGTACAGCCCCGCCGAGGCCGTCGGCTACCTGAGGGGCCGCCTGACCGCCGCGGGCCGTCCGCACCTCCTCGACGACCGGGTCACCGCCCTGGCCGAACGGCTGGCCCGGCACCCGCTGGCCCTGTCGTACGCCGCCGCGTACATGATCAACGTAGGCGCGCGCTGCGCCGAATACCTGGACCTCCTGGACCACTACACCGCCCGCCACCCCCGACTCGCCCTCGCCCTGCCCGCCCCCGGGCCTGCTGCCGGGGCCGGGCCTGCCCCTGCTGCGGGGGCCGGGCCTGCCTCTGCTGCGGGGGCCGGGCCTGCATCCGCCCCCGCCACCGGCCCCGGCCCCGCCGCCGGCCCCGCGTCCTCCCCGGATGTGTCCGACGGTTGGGGCCGGTCGGGGCAGCCCGACGGCCCCGACCGGATCGGCAGGTCCCGGCGGCCGCCCGACCTCGACCGGCACGACCGCCTGGACTACCTCGCCCGCCGCCCCGACGGCCCCCACGCCGACGGCCCCGATCGCGTCGACCGGTCCGGGCGGCCTGATACCGACCCCCTCGACTACGTCGACCAGCAGGACCGCCACGGCCACCCCGACCGGTCCGGGCGGCCCGACCCCGACTACCCCGACTACCTCGACCGCCGCGACTCGGTCGACCGGCACGGCCACCCCGACCGCTCCGGGCGGTACGACCCCGACCGCCTGGCCCCGCACGACCGCCTGGTCGCCGCCGCCGTCGGCCTCGCCCTGGACGCGGCCCAGGAGTGTGACCCGGTCGGGCTGGCCGTACCCGCCGTCCGGCTCGCCGCCGTGCTGGACCCGGCCGGCCATCCGCAGTCGCTGTGGACCGGCGCCGCAGTCACCCGGTACCTCGGCGAGGCCTCCGGCGCCTCCGTCGACGCCGCCCAGGCGCGGGCCGTCGTACGCCTGCTGCACCGGTACGGACTGCTCACCGCCGACCACCGGGCCGGGCCGCGGGCCGTCCGCATCCACACCGCCACCGCCCGGCTCGCCCGCACCGCCGCGACGCCCGACCCGACGCCGTACGAGGACGTGCCCCGGGAGCAGTACGTGCTCCCGGGCCGAGAACTGTCCCCGGAGCGGGACGCGACCAGGGTCGGACGCGCGAGCTCAGGTGGGGGCGTGACCTCGGGCGGCAGGGCGACCTCGGGCGGGGGCATGCGGCCCGACGACGCCGTGACCCCGGACCAGGCCGTGGCCTCGGGCCGCAGCGTGCCCCCGAACGCGGATGTGCCCCCGCCCGAGGCGATGCCCCACGGCGGCAGCGTGACTCGGGCCGAGGGCATGACCCTGGTCGGCGGCGTGCCCCCGAACGGGGACGTGTCCCCGGCCGCGGACGTGGCTCAGGGCGGCAGGGCGGCCTCGGGCGGGGGCATGTCGCCGGACGACGCCGTGACCCCGGGCCAGGCCGTGACCCCGGGCCAGGTCGTGGCCTCGGGCCGCAGCGTGCCCCCGAACGGGGAGGTGTCCCCGGCCGAGGAGATGCCCCACGGCGGCAGCGTGACTCGGGCCGAGGGCATGACCCTGGTGGGCGGCGTGCCCCCGAACGGGGACGTGTCCCCGGCCGCGGACGTGGCTCAGGGCGGCAGTGTGATTCCGGCCGAGGGCAGGACCCTGGTCGGCGGCGTGCCCCCGGGCGAGGACGTGTCCCCGGTCGGCGTACCCCCGGCCGAGGACGTGCCCCCGGATGGCGCCGTGTCCCCGGCCGAGGAGATGCCCCGGGATGGCGGCGCGGCGGCCGAACACCGCAGGCCCGCGGACGGGGGCGCGGGGCCGGACGACGGCGTAACCCCGGGCAGCCTCGGCACGGCGACCGAACACGGCCGACCCGCGGGCGGTGGCATGGGGCGGGACGACGGCATGGGGCCAGGCGGCGGCGTCGGGCCGGGCGACGGCATGGGGCGGGACGACAGCGTGACGTCGGGCGGCCGCGACGCGGCGACCGAACGAGGCAGACCGAGACCCGCGAACGCCGGCGTCGGACCGGACGGCGACGTCGGACCGTACGGGGGCGCCGGACCGTACGGGGGTGTCGGACCGTACGAGGGTGTTGCACGGGACAGCGGCGTCGGGCCGGACGGCGACGTCGGACCGTACGGGGGCGCCGGACCGTACGAGGGTGTCGGGCCGTACGAGGGTGTCGCACGGGACAGCGGCGTCGGGCCGGACGGCGACGTCGGACCGTACGAGGGTGTCGGACCGTACGAGGGTGTCGCACGGGACAGCGGCGTCGGACCGGACGGCGGCGTCGGACCGTACGAGGGTGTCGGACCGTACGAGGGTGTTGCACGGGACGGCGGCGTCGGGCCGGACAGCGGCGTCGGGCCGGACGGCGGCAGTGCGCCCGACGGGGAGGGGGTGGCGGCCGCGCTGCTGGCGGCCGCCGACGCCGTACTGGAGCTGTGGCCCGAGGCCGGCCAGCCGCACGCCGAGGCGTGCGCCGTACTGCGGGCCAACACCGAGGCGCTCGCGGCCGACCCGGACCCGGCGCTGTGGTCCCGCGGGGTCCACCCCGTGCTGCCCGAGGCCGGCCGCAGCATGCTCGACGCCGGCCTGTACCAGGCGGCGATCGCCTACTGGCAGCACTTGGGCGAGCGCGCCGAAGAGGCGCTCGGGCCGGAGCACCCCGACACCCTCGCGCTGCGCTCGGGCCTGGCCGTCTGCTACTCCCGGGCCGGTTTCCACGCCGAGGCCGTCGACCTCAAGGAGCAGGTGCTCGCCGACCGGATGAGGCTGTTCGGCCCGGACGACCCCGTCTCCCTGACGGCCCGCGCCGACCTCGCCGCAACCTACCTCGACCTCAACCGCTTCTCCGAGGGCGTGGCCCTGCTGGAGGAGGTCGTCGCCGCCCACGAACGCTGCCACGGGGCCGACGCCCGCGCCGCCCTCCGCCTACGGGCCGCGCTGGCGGCCTCGCTGTGGGCGGCGGGCCGTACCGAGGACGCCCTCGCCGCCGACGAGGAGGTCCTCGACGCCCACGAGGAACTCCTCGGGCGCGACCACCCGGACACCCTCGACGCCGCCGCGGGCCTGGGCGCCTCGTACACGTCGCTCGGCCGGTTGCCGGACGCCATCGCCGTCCAGGAGCGGGTGGCGGCCGCCCGGGCGCGACTGCTGGGCGCGGAGCACCCGGACACCCTCCTCGCCCGCGACGCACTCGCCCGCTCCTACTGGTCCGCGGGCCGGCGGGAGGCCGCGATCGCCCTCCGGACGGAGGTGGCGGCCGCACAGGAGCGGGTGCTCGGACCGGACCACCCGGCGACCGTACGGTCCTGGTCCGCGCTGGCCGACTGGACCGCCCGGCCGCGCAAACGCTGGTGGCACCGCTCCTGA
- a CDS encoding nuclease-related domain-containing protein: MRRQTEWDSWFKGLAGERIAGGELNRLTAHGWRVLHSIPLTRGGDIDHLLIGPGGVFTVNTKNLRGKSVWIGDDMVKVDHGPPKPYPAKSRAEAKHARGVLERHCPFPVDVEPVLVFVGANELPKEATQLQVRVYREREVAALGPLTGRLTPDQVDAVYAVARHRRAWLTP, encoded by the coding sequence ATGCGTAGGCAGACGGAATGGGACTCCTGGTTCAAGGGCCTGGCCGGTGAGCGCATAGCGGGGGGTGAGCTGAACCGCCTCACCGCTCACGGCTGGCGGGTTCTGCACTCGATCCCCCTCACCCGCGGCGGAGACATCGACCACCTGCTCATCGGGCCCGGCGGAGTCTTCACGGTCAACACCAAGAACCTCCGGGGCAAGTCCGTGTGGATCGGCGACGACATGGTGAAGGTCGACCACGGCCCGCCCAAGCCCTACCCGGCCAAAAGCAGGGCGGAAGCCAAGCACGCCCGCGGTGTCCTCGAGCGCCACTGTCCGTTCCCCGTCGACGTGGAGCCGGTCCTCGTGTTCGTGGGAGCGAACGAGCTGCCCAAGGAAGCGACACAGCTCCAAGTTCGCGTCTACCGAGAACGCGAAGTCGCCGCGCTCGGCCCCCTCACCGGCCGTCTCACCCCGGACCAGGTAGACGCCGTCTACGCGGTAGCCCGACACCGAAGGGCCTGGCTCACCCCCTGA
- a CDS encoding response regulator — protein sequence MGKTRTRGPERTYSRVVPGASGRVLVVDDNKVIRQLIKVNLELEGFEVVTASDGAECLDVVHHVRPDVVTLDVVMPRLDGLGTAARLRSDPRTSHLQVAIVSACTQYEVESGVASGVDAFLAKPFEPAELILLVRRLMEREGRRAQAGRAHG from the coding sequence GTGGGGAAAACCCGGACGCGGGGGCCGGAGCGGACCTACTCTCGAGTTGTGCCAGGCGCGTCGGGCCGGGTGCTTGTTGTCGACGACAACAAGGTCATCCGGCAGCTGATCAAGGTCAATCTCGAGCTGGAGGGCTTCGAGGTCGTGACCGCGAGCGATGGTGCCGAATGCCTGGACGTGGTGCACCACGTCCGTCCGGATGTCGTGACGCTCGACGTGGTCATGCCGCGGCTGGACGGGCTCGGGACCGCGGCGCGGCTGCGGTCGGATCCGCGGACCAGCCACCTCCAGGTCGCCATCGTCAGCGCGTGCACCCAGTACGAGGTGGAGAGCGGTGTCGCCTCCGGCGTGGACGCCTTCCTCGCCAAGCCCTTCGAGCCCGCCGAGCTGATCCTGCTCGTCCGTCGGCTCATGGAGCGCGAAGGGCGACGCGCCCAGGCCGGACGCGCGCACGGATAG